From one Halothece sp. PCC 7418 genomic stretch:
- the gltB gene encoding glutamate synthase large subunit has translation MNKDSMKQSKFNVTNHHQSQNNNLASNQGQPWLLEERDACGVGFIASKHGKESHELIQQAVTALGCLEHRGACSADRDSGDGAGIMSAIPWQLIKKWLQDNNCFIPSREHLAVGMLFLPLDEEQAARVRACIEKVLKQHCLYVVGWRAVPVNPDVLGEQAQANRPRVEQLIFASPTQRGDDLEKTLYITSAEIKQEVTSSAGLDHPDDFYVCSFSNRTVVYKGMVRSVVLGEFYLDFKDPNFTSPFAIYHRRFSTNTMPKWRLAQPMRMLGHNGEINTLLGNINWMSARLTDLAAPHLTKEEMASLPLVSQHKSDSANLDNVMELLVQAGRSPMAALMMLIPEAYQNQPELAERPEVIDFYEYHSGIQEPWDGPALIVFSDGKTVGANLDRNGLRPARYCITKDDYVIVGSEAGVLPIPEADIIEKGRLGPGEMLAVDLEHHSILKNWDIKEQVAKEAPYGQWLREGRKTIELKTFPDAPQMDNTDVLRKQSAFGYTAEDVEMVIQPMATQGKEPTFCMGDDIPLAVLSDKPRLLFDYFKQRFAQVTNPAIDPLRESLVMSLHMSLGERENLLVATPEHAHMLHIKTPVLNDSELDAVKNAEFATTELSTLFSVADGPESLENALKRLQREAAEAVKAGNKILVLSDRAGDGINEQYSYIPPLLAVGTVHHHLIREGLRMKASLVVDTAQCWSTHHFACLIGYGASAVCPYLALESIRQWWADEKTQKLMDKGRLEKMSCVEAQEHYRHAVEMGLLKILSKMGISLLSSYNGAQIFEAIGLGADVIDIAFAGTVSRVGGLNLSEVAQEVINFHHRAFPELQGKKLENFGFFNYRPRGEYHMNSPEMAKALHEAVAGKDYDHYEVYTKHLEERPATALRDLLDFSSDRASIPLEEVEPVEEIVKRFCTGAMSLGSLSREAHETLAIAMNRIGGKSNSGEGGEDPARYEVVQDADAEGHSETFPHLKGLQNGDTASSATKQVASGRFGVTPEYLMSGRQIEIKVAQGAKPGEGGQLPGKKVSPYIAMLRRSKPGVPLISPPPHHDIYSIEDLSQLIFDLHQIHPEAKVSVKLVAEIGIGTIAAGVAKANADVIQISGHDGGTGASPLSSIKHAGTPWELGVSEVHQMLLDNQLRDRVLLRADGGFKTGWDVVMGALLGAEEYGFGSVSMIAEGCIMARICHTNNCPVGVATQQEKLRKRFSGTPGHVVNFFYFVAQEVRMLLARLGYRRLDEIIGRSDLLKHREQMKVTKTQSLNLDCLINLPDVRDDRSWLQHEDVHSNGPVLDDELLNDPEMIQAINNQTEVNKSVKIVNTDRAVGARIAGKLAKQYGDTGFKGHININFHGAAGQSFGAFNLGGMNLKLTGEANDYVGKGMNGGEIVIVPPTEANYEPANNAIIGNTCLYGATGGHLYANGQAGERFAVRNSFGHAVIMGAGDHCCEYMTGGVVVVLGKTGRNVGAGMTGGIAYFLDEEDNFPAKVNTEIVSYQRVVSQAGEAQLKGLIEAHAQRTGSKKAQMILDHWETYRQKFWQIVPPSEAETPVANAEVAQEEKTLTSV, from the coding sequence ATGAATAAAGACAGTATGAAGCAAAGCAAATTTAACGTGACCAATCATCATCAATCCCAAAATAATAATTTAGCCTCGAATCAAGGACAACCTTGGCTATTGGAGGAGCGAGACGCTTGTGGCGTTGGGTTTATTGCTTCCAAACATGGCAAGGAAAGTCACGAATTAATTCAACAGGCAGTCACGGCTCTCGGCTGTTTAGAACATCGTGGGGCGTGCAGTGCAGATCGTGATTCTGGGGATGGGGCTGGAATTATGAGCGCCATTCCCTGGCAGTTAATCAAAAAATGGTTACAAGATAATAATTGCTTTATTCCTTCGCGGGAACACCTTGCTGTAGGAATGCTCTTCTTACCGTTAGACGAAGAACAAGCAGCACGAGTTCGCGCTTGCATTGAAAAGGTATTGAAACAACACTGCTTATACGTTGTGGGCTGGCGTGCTGTACCCGTGAACCCAGATGTCTTGGGAGAACAAGCCCAAGCGAACCGACCTCGCGTGGAACAATTAATCTTTGCTTCCCCAACGCAACGCGGAGATGATTTAGAAAAAACTCTCTACATTACCAGTGCGGAAATCAAACAAGAAGTGACCTCCTCAGCAGGATTAGATCATCCCGATGACTTCTATGTTTGCTCCTTCTCCAACCGAACCGTGGTCTATAAAGGCATGGTGCGCTCAGTGGTTTTAGGAGAATTTTATCTGGACTTTAAAGATCCCAACTTTACCAGTCCTTTTGCCATCTATCATCGTCGTTTTAGCACGAATACCATGCCCAAATGGCGACTTGCTCAACCGATGCGGATGCTGGGTCATAATGGGGAAATTAATACTCTACTGGGCAATATTAACTGGATGTCGGCACGGTTAACTGATTTAGCAGCCCCCCACTTAACCAAAGAGGAAATGGCAAGTTTGCCTCTGGTCAGTCAACATAAAAGTGATTCGGCTAATTTAGATAACGTGATGGAGCTTTTAGTCCAAGCAGGACGAAGCCCGATGGCTGCGTTAATGATGCTAATTCCTGAAGCCTATCAGAATCAACCGGAATTAGCAGAACGTCCAGAAGTGATTGACTTTTATGAATATCATAGTGGCATTCAAGAGCCTTGGGATGGCCCAGCGCTGATTGTCTTTAGTGATGGCAAAACAGTCGGAGCAAACTTAGACCGCAACGGTTTACGTCCCGCCCGTTACTGCATTACCAAAGATGATTATGTCATTGTGGGTTCAGAAGCGGGGGTGCTGCCGATTCCTGAAGCAGATATCATCGAAAAAGGTCGCTTGGGTCCTGGGGAAATGTTGGCGGTTGATTTAGAACATCACTCCATCCTAAAAAATTGGGATATTAAGGAACAAGTGGCAAAAGAAGCCCCTTATGGGCAATGGCTGCGAGAAGGACGCAAAACCATCGAGTTAAAAACCTTTCCCGATGCGCCACAAATGGATAACACCGATGTGTTGCGGAAACAATCGGCATTTGGCTACACCGCAGAAGATGTGGAAATGGTGATTCAGCCGATGGCAACCCAAGGGAAAGAACCTACCTTCTGTATGGGGGATGATATTCCGTTAGCGGTGTTATCGGATAAACCACGATTATTATTTGATTACTTTAAGCAACGCTTTGCTCAGGTGACAAACCCCGCCATTGACCCCTTACGGGAAAGTCTGGTCATGTCCTTGCACATGTCGTTAGGGGAACGGGAGAACTTATTAGTCGCAACCCCAGAACACGCCCATATGCTGCACATTAAAACCCCAGTTTTGAATGATAGTGAACTGGATGCAGTTAAAAATGCTGAGTTTGCTACAACGGAACTTTCGACACTGTTTTCCGTTGCTGATGGTCCAGAATCGTTGGAAAATGCTCTCAAACGCTTACAACGTGAAGCAGCAGAAGCAGTCAAAGCGGGGAATAAAATCTTAGTGCTGTCCGATCGCGCTGGCGATGGCATTAATGAACAATATAGCTACATTCCGCCTCTGTTGGCAGTGGGAACGGTTCACCATCACCTGATCCGAGAAGGGCTACGGATGAAAGCCTCTTTAGTGGTGGATACCGCCCAGTGCTGGAGTACCCATCATTTTGCTTGTCTCATTGGTTACGGTGCGTCTGCGGTTTGCCCCTATTTGGCGTTAGAAAGTATCCGTCAATGGTGGGCGGATGAGAAAACTCAAAAACTGATGGATAAAGGACGCTTGGAGAAAATGTCTTGTGTGGAAGCGCAAGAACACTATCGCCATGCGGTGGAAATGGGGTTACTGAAGATTCTCTCCAAGATGGGAATCTCGCTGCTGTCTAGCTATAACGGCGCACAGATTTTTGAAGCCATTGGTCTCGGTGCCGATGTCATTGATATTGCCTTTGCTGGGACAGTCTCTCGCGTTGGTGGATTGAACCTTTCTGAAGTCGCCCAAGAAGTCATTAACTTCCATCATCGCGCTTTCCCTGAGTTACAAGGGAAAAAATTAGAAAACTTCGGCTTCTTTAACTATCGTCCTCGGGGAGAATATCATATGAATAGCCCCGAAATGGCAAAAGCCTTACATGAAGCAGTTGCTGGGAAAGATTATGACCATTATGAGGTTTATACGAAGCACCTCGAAGAGCGTCCCGCAACCGCCCTGCGTGATTTATTAGATTTCAGCAGCGATCGCGCTTCCATTCCTTTAGAAGAAGTTGAACCCGTTGAAGAGATTGTCAAACGCTTCTGCACTGGCGCAATGTCTCTCGGTTCACTCTCCCGAGAAGCTCACGAAACCCTTGCGATTGCCATGAACCGCATTGGCGGTAAATCCAACTCTGGGGAAGGGGGAGAAGATCCCGCCCGTTACGAAGTGGTTCAAGATGCCGATGCCGAAGGTCATTCGGAAACGTTCCCCCACCTGAAAGGCTTACAAAATGGCGATACCGCCAGTTCTGCGACCAAACAGGTGGCTTCGGGTCGCTTTGGGGTAACACCTGAATATTTGATGAGTGGTCGCCAAATTGAAATTAAAGTGGCGCAAGGGGCAAAACCTGGGGAAGGCGGACAACTCCCTGGTAAGAAGGTCAGTCCTTATATTGCCATGTTACGGCGGTCAAAACCAGGTGTTCCTCTGATTTCTCCTCCTCCTCACCACGACATCTATTCCATTGAAGATTTATCCCAGTTAATCTTCGATTTACACCAGATTCATCCCGAAGCGAAAGTCTCGGTAAAACTGGTTGCAGAGATTGGCATTGGTACGATCGCAGCAGGTGTGGCAAAAGCAAACGCAGATGTGATTCAAATTTCGGGTCACGATGGCGGAACGGGTGCATCTCCTTTATCTTCCATTAAACACGCAGGAACCCCTTGGGAATTGGGCGTGAGTGAAGTGCATCAGATGTTATTAGACAATCAGTTGCGCGATCGGGTGCTTCTCCGTGCTGATGGTGGCTTCAAAACTGGCTGGGATGTTGTCATGGGCGCGTTATTGGGTGCAGAAGAATATGGCTTTGGTTCAGTTTCTATGATTGCAGAAGGCTGCATTATGGCGCGGATCTGTCATACGAATAACTGTCCCGTTGGTGTCGCCACACAACAAGAAAAACTCCGTAAACGTTTCAGTGGTACACCTGGTCATGTGGTGAACTTCTTCTACTTTGTCGCCCAAGAAGTGCGGATGTTATTAGCCCGTTTAGGCTATCGTCGTCTTGATGAAATTATTGGACGCTCTGACCTCCTCAAGCATCGTGAGCAAATGAAGGTCACCAAAACCCAATCTCTGAACTTAGATTGTCTCATCAATCTGCCCGATGTTCGAGACGATCGCAGTTGGTTACAACATGAGGACGTTCACAGCAATGGCCCCGTTTTAGATGATGAGTTATTGAATGATCCTGAAATGATTCAAGCCATCAATAACCAAACCGAGGTCAACAAATCCGTTAAAATCGTCAATACCGATCGCGCGGTTGGGGCAAGAATTGCGGGTAAACTCGCGAAACAATACGGCGATACTGGCTTTAAAGGTCACATTAACATCAACTTCCACGGCGCAGCAGGACAAAGTTTTGGTGCATTTAACCTTGGGGGAATGAACCTGAAACTGACAGGTGAAGCTAATGACTACGTGGGTAAAGGGATGAACGGTGGCGAAATTGTCATTGTTCCCCCAACAGAAGCCAACTATGAACCTGCAAATAATGCCATTATTGGGAATACGTGCCTCTATGGCGCAACCGGTGGACATCTCTACGCCAATGGTCAAGCGGGAGAACGGTTTGCGGTTCGTAACTCCTTTGGACACGCCGTTATCATGGGTGCAGGCGACCACTGTTGTGAATATATGACGGGTGGTGTCGTCGTTGTCTTAGGTAAAACGGGACGCAACGTTGGTGCTGGGATGACGGGCGGTATTGCTTATTTCCTTGATGAAGAAGATAATTTCCCCGCCAAAGTCAATACTGAAATTGTCAGCTATCAACGGGTGGTTAGCCAAGCTGGAGAAGCCCAACTGAAAGGGTTAATTGAAGCTCATGCTCAACGGACTGGCAGCAAAAAAGCCCAGATGATTTTGGATCATTGGGAGACTTATCGCCAAAAATTCTGGCAAATTGTTCCTCCTTCCGAAGCGGAAACCCCTGTGGCGAATGCAGAAGTAGCCCAAGAAGAAAAAACCCTCACTAGTGTCTAA
- a CDS encoding sedoheptulose 7-phosphate cyclase — MTKTTSAVKAFIATYNNEPLTKEDLNEAVEAIIGTTPFRHLLLSLIDSDAFSPDLGEEFAEAEAIEGLAACRQLRTCLNHSLSHFFGLLAQLIAGFDENAASEWYRFSNRIHHSEIAKTKLLDCLLQSEDGKFYQELSSRLVETDPHAVYPTSSYRQSRGYVVSTEDDQTVEAVMSASTFTSIKVLENCLDPQETVLRDLYISLGRCVCLVDQNVEQYYGEQINNYFEYHEIQLDKLVYRAMEVDKGIHTVERMLGDFKRLGVSRNEPVLIVGGGVLTDTGGLACALYHRNTPYVMLSTSIVAGIDAGPSPRTCCDGFGYKNLFGAYHAPILSLTDRSFFKTLREGWLRHGIAEILKMAAVKDAELFSDLEEAGEDLITTRFGTLNSEQNDKISVLSQKILGAAMRSYVEAEYDNLYETHQCRPHAYGHTWSPGFEIEAGLLHGHAVAVGMGFSAYLSYRNNWLSHEDFHRILKLISSFGLSLWHDVLLNEETVWAAQEKMVQKRGGNLAAPMPKGEIGKCGYLNQLSREELGSAIAQYQAICAEYPRKGLGIEAHCHEVGLENPSTVGHHLPVNTSEEPEELLSTV; from the coding sequence ATGACGAAAACAACCTCTGCTGTAAAAGCGTTTATCGCCACCTATAACAATGAACCTTTAACCAAGGAAGACTTAAATGAGGCTGTCGAAGCGATTATTGGCACAACTCCTTTTAGGCATCTACTTTTATCACTGATTGATAGTGATGCGTTCTCCCCTGATCTGGGAGAAGAATTTGCTGAAGCAGAAGCGATTGAAGGTTTAGCAGCGTGTCGCCAACTGCGGACTTGTCTGAATCATTCTCTCAGTCACTTCTTTGGGTTATTAGCGCAATTAATCGCAGGTTTTGATGAAAATGCTGCTTCTGAGTGGTATCGCTTTTCCAACCGTATCCATCATTCTGAAATCGCAAAAACCAAACTGCTGGATTGTCTCTTACAAAGCGAAGATGGGAAATTTTATCAAGAACTTTCCTCGCGCCTTGTGGAAACCGATCCTCATGCGGTTTATCCCACATCCAGTTATCGTCAAAGTCGGGGTTATGTCGTCAGTACAGAAGATGACCAAACTGTGGAAGCGGTCATGAGTGCGAGCACTTTCACTTCGATTAAAGTGCTGGAAAATTGTCTTGATCCGCAAGAGACGGTTTTAAGAGATCTATATATTTCTTTAGGTCGCTGTGTCTGTTTGGTGGATCAGAATGTAGAACAATACTATGGCGAGCAGATTAACAATTATTTTGAATATCACGAAATTCAGTTAGATAAACTCGTCTATCGCGCCATGGAAGTGGATAAAGGGATTCATACGGTAGAAAGAATGCTCGGCGACTTTAAACGTCTGGGGGTTTCTCGGAATGAACCCGTTTTAATTGTCGGTGGAGGCGTTTTAACCGATACAGGTGGCTTAGCTTGTGCGTTATACCATCGCAACACGCCTTATGTGATGCTTTCCACGTCTATTGTCGCTGGAATTGATGCGGGTCCGTCTCCTCGCACCTGCTGTGATGGCTTTGGTTATAAAAATCTCTTTGGGGCTTACCACGCACCCATTCTTTCTCTCACAGATCGCTCTTTCTTTAAAACATTACGAGAAGGATGGCTGCGACATGGTATTGCTGAGATTTTGAAGATGGCAGCGGTTAAAGATGCGGAATTATTCAGTGATCTCGAAGAAGCAGGGGAGGACTTAATAACCACTCGCTTTGGGACACTTAACTCCGAACAGAATGACAAAATTAGTGTTCTATCTCAGAAAATTCTCGGTGCAGCGATGCGGAGTTATGTGGAAGCGGAGTATGATAACCTCTACGAAACCCATCAGTGTCGTCCTCATGCTTACGGACATACTTGGTCTCCTGGATTTGAAATTGAAGCAGGATTGTTACACGGACACGCAGTTGCAGTTGGGATGGGCTTTAGCGCGTACTTGAGTTATCGCAATAACTGGCTCAGTCACGAAGATTTCCATCGCATTCTTAAGCTGATTAGTTCCTTTGGTTTGAGTCTGTGGCATGATGTGTTACTGAACGAAGAAACCGTTTGGGCAGCCCAAGAGAAAATGGTGCAGAAACGAGGGGGAAATTTAGCAGCACCGATGCCAAAAGGGGAAATTGGCAAATGTGGCTATCTCAATCAGTTGAGTCGTGAGGAGTTAGGCAGCGCGATCGCGCAATACCAAGCGATTTGTGCAGAATATCCCCGAAAAGGCTTAGGAATTGAAGCCCATTGTCATGAAGTAGGCTTAGAAAATCCTTCTACGGTTGGTCATCATCTTCCTGTGAACACATCTGAAGAACCAGAAGAACTGTTATCTACAGTCTAG
- a CDS encoding MFS transporter, giving the protein MSEFNSNALKVKAVLLGASPIVILPSSAISPALPAIQDYFAEVNNSEYWVRLVLTMPALSIIIGGLLVGQMIDRVGRKTLLVTSMIMASLSGVMGYGLDSLTLLLLTRVVLGFAVAAAITSVTTLIADYYEPKTRSTLMGLQSTVIATVGVVVLSLSGVLADMSWRTPFLIYLLPLSLVPFMMLWLREPIEDVVETEQKATFSWSELPLLTISIIYGVELLHMFLFYLTPVQLPFYLRSSFDASASLSGVAIATMTFCQAGSSLGYGWLKARLTFVNILAIAFTFGSIGHIIVAVAPSVKFIVLGLAVSGLGFGLLFPNCKVWVTQTVTPKIRGRALGGLTTAFYIGEFLSPFASQTAVKWVGAGGTYALASAILGVVAVLALASSTKTALTPSTESFSRNS; this is encoded by the coding sequence ATGTCTGAGTTTAATAGTAACGCTTTGAAAGTAAAGGCGGTTCTGCTGGGAGCTAGCCCGATTGTCATTTTACCGAGTTCAGCAATTTCCCCAGCACTCCCTGCGATTCAAGATTATTTTGCCGAGGTGAATAATTCTGAGTATTGGGTGCGGTTAGTGTTAACTATGCCTGCCCTTTCAATTATTATCGGTGGGTTACTCGTGGGTCAAATGATTGATCGCGTCGGACGGAAAACTTTACTGGTCACTTCCATGATTATGGCTAGTCTTTCTGGTGTGATGGGGTATGGGTTGGATAGTTTGACCTTACTTCTCCTCACTCGTGTTGTCCTGGGTTTTGCGGTTGCTGCTGCGATTACCAGTGTCACCACCCTCATTGCTGATTATTACGAACCTAAGACCCGCTCTACTTTGATGGGACTGCAATCAACGGTTATCGCCACAGTGGGTGTGGTTGTCTTATCCTTGAGTGGCGTTTTAGCTGATATGAGTTGGCGCACTCCTTTTCTGATTTATCTGTTGCCGTTGAGTCTGGTTCCGTTTATGATGCTGTGGCTGCGAGAACCAATCGAGGATGTGGTCGAGACCGAGCAAAAAGCAACTTTTTCTTGGTCAGAATTGCCCTTACTCACCATTAGCATTATTTATGGGGTGGAACTGCTGCACATGTTCCTGTTTTATCTCACTCCTGTACAGTTGCCTTTCTATTTACGGTCTTCTTTTGATGCCTCTGCATCTCTGAGTGGGGTTGCCATTGCGACGATGACGTTTTGTCAAGCGGGGTCATCTTTAGGATATGGCTGGCTGAAAGCAAGGTTGACCTTTGTTAATATTCTCGCGATCGCGTTCACGTTTGGCTCCATCGGACATATCATTGTTGCAGTTGCCCCGAGTGTTAAGTTTATTGTTTTAGGTTTAGCTGTCAGTGGCTTAGGCTTTGGTTTACTCTTCCCCAACTGCAAAGTCTGGGTGACGCAAACTGTTACACCGAAGATTCGCGGACGAGCCTTAGGGGGGTTAACCACTGCTTTCTATATTGGTGAGTTTCTCTCGCCCTTCGCCAGTCAAACGGCTGTGAAGTGGGTTGGTGCAGGTGGCACTTATGCCCTTGCTAGTGCCATTTTAGGGGTTGTGGCTGTGTTAGCCCTTGCTTCCAGTACCAAAACTGCCCTTACGCCATCAACAGAGTCTTTTTCTCGTAATTCTTAA
- a CDS encoding carotenoid oxygenase family protein has product MTSLVSKHSPEKEQPYSKKEWRQGYQSQRQEASYWLEPLSGSVPKELNGTLFRNGPGLLDINGIPVQHPFDGDGMVCQFSFQDGNVHFQNRFVRTQGFVEEQKAGTILYRNVFGTQKPGGWLKNAFDFKQKNIANTNVIYWGNKLLALWEGGLPHRLDPKTLETIGIDQLDGVLGDHEAFAAHPWIEPKSVINDNQPCLINFQIEPGLSTTIHVYEFDPKFNLLRKQSTSVPGFAFIHDFAITPHYYLFFQNPVEFNPIPFVLGIRGAGECIKFKPEKNTKIWVIPRDQNRGEEVKELEVNAGFIFHHANAFQVNKNQLCVDSICYADFPEVDPDSDFREVDFEALYPGQLWRFTLDLEAATVKKDLIEPRCCEFPYAHPDKVGQPYRYLFMGTAHQPRGNAPLQAILKYDWETQERLVWSAAPHGFVSEPIFVPKPDSAEEDEGWVLTLVYNGQTHASELVILDGKTLAEVARLGLKQHIPYGLHGSWSPFQL; this is encoded by the coding sequence ATGACTTCCCTCGTCAGTAAACACAGTCCAGAAAAAGAACAACCTTACTCGAAAAAAGAGTGGCGACAGGGATATCAGTCCCAGCGACAAGAAGCCAGTTATTGGCTCGAACCTTTATCGGGGAGTGTTCCCAAAGAATTAAACGGGACTTTATTTCGTAACGGACCCGGCTTACTAGATATCAATGGCATTCCTGTTCAGCATCCCTTTGATGGCGATGGGATGGTTTGTCAGTTTTCATTTCAGGACGGAAACGTTCATTTTCAAAATCGCTTTGTGCGGACGCAAGGCTTTGTGGAAGAACAAAAAGCAGGAACCATTCTTTATCGCAATGTTTTTGGAACGCAGAAACCTGGGGGTTGGCTAAAAAATGCGTTTGATTTTAAGCAAAAAAATATTGCGAATACGAATGTAATTTATTGGGGGAATAAATTACTTGCCCTTTGGGAAGGGGGGCTTCCCCATCGTTTAGATCCCAAAACCTTAGAAACTATCGGCATTGATCAATTAGATGGGGTATTAGGCGATCATGAAGCCTTTGCAGCCCATCCTTGGATCGAACCGAAATCGGTCATTAATGATAATCAACCCTGTTTAATTAATTTTCAGATTGAACCTGGTTTATCAACCACCATTCACGTCTATGAATTTGATCCTAAATTTAATCTTTTAAGAAAACAGAGTACCAGTGTTCCTGGTTTTGCCTTCATTCATGATTTTGCGATTACCCCTCACTACTATCTCTTTTTCCAAAATCCCGTAGAGTTTAATCCCATTCCCTTTGTTTTAGGAATCCGAGGCGCAGGAGAATGTATTAAATTTAAGCCCGAAAAAAATACGAAGATTTGGGTGATTCCTCGGGATCAAAATCGTGGTGAAGAGGTCAAAGAATTAGAAGTAAATGCTGGATTTATTTTTCATCATGCTAATGCTTTTCAGGTCAACAAGAATCAGCTTTGTGTGGATTCCATTTGTTACGCAGATTTTCCAGAAGTCGATCCTGATTCTGATTTTCGTGAGGTTGATTTTGAAGCCCTTTATCCTGGTCAACTGTGGCGATTTACGCTCGATTTAGAAGCAGCAACTGTCAAAAAAGACTTAATTGAACCTCGGTGTTGTGAGTTTCCTTATGCCCATCCAGACAAAGTGGGACAACCCTATCGGTATTTATTTATGGGAACTGCCCATCAACCGCGTGGGAATGCCCCGTTACAAGCAATTTTGAAGTATGATTGGGAAACCCAAGAACGTCTCGTCTGGAGTGCAGCCCCCCACGGCTTTGTCAGTGAACCGATTTTTGTCCCTAAGCCAGACAGTGCAGAAGAAGATGAGGGCTGGGTCTTAACGCTCGTTTATAATGGTCAGACTCATGCTTCGGAACTGGTCATTCTCGATGGCAAAACTTTAGCAGAAGTTGCCCGTTTAGGGTTGAAACAGCATATTCCCTACGGTTTACATGGCAGTTGGAGTCCTTTTCAGTTGTGA